aattgtgcaagttctcccacttaaaaagatgagagaggcctgtaattttcatcataggtacacgtcaactatgacagacaaaatgagaaaaaaaaatccagaaaatcacattgtaggatttttaatgaatttatttgcaaattatggtggaaaataagtatttggtcaataacaaaagtttctcaatactttgttatataccctttgttggcaatgacacaggtcaaacgttttacatttacattttagtcatttagcagacgctcttatccagtgaatacattttttttattttttattttttttatactggccccccgtgggaatcgaacccacaaccctggcgttgcaaacgccatgctctatcaactgagctacatccctgcctgccattccttcgttgcccgggcggtgtgtttgggatcattgtcatgctgaaagacccagccacgtttcatcttcaatgcccgtgctgatggaaggaggttttcactcaaaatctcacgatacatggccccattcattttttcctttacacggatcagtcgtactggcttaagcagggggacacgtctggcactgcaggatttgagtccctggcggcgtagtgtgttactgatggtaggctttgttactttggtccctgctctctgcaggtcattcactaggtccccccgtgtggttctgggatttttgctcaccgttcttgtgatcattttgaccccacggggtgagatcttgcgtggagccccagatcgagggagattattagtggtcttgtatgtcttccatttcctaataattgctcccacagttgatttcttcaaaccaagctgcttacctattgcagattcaatcttcccagcctggtgcaggtctacaattttgtttctggtgtcctttgacagctctttggtcttggccatagtggagtttggagtgtgactgtttgaggttgtggacaggtgtcttttatactgataacaaggtgccattaatacaggtaacgagtggaggacagaggagcctcttaaagaagaagttacaggtctgtgagagccagaaatcttgcttgtttgtaggtgaccaaatacttattttccaccataatttgcaaataaattcattaaaaatcctacaatgtgattttctggattttgttttctcaatttgtctgtcatagttgacgtgtacctatgatgaaaattacaggcctctctcatctttttaagtgggagaacatgcacaattggtggctgactaaatacttttttcccccactgtatgcctaTAATATTATTGGAAATGTGATTATATTAGGCCTATGTTTACaaagacataaacacacacaaaaacagaaaaGTGTTAATAAACATACATTTTATTCTGTAATTGTCATGTATGTATTTGTTACCAAACACATTCTTTGTCTGATACAAAGGCAAATATGGTCCCTATTCCATATATTTCCATAAGGGCAGGTGAGCATGGTCTGAACCCTGTTAACATTTCCTCTCTTACATGGAATTCACATTAGTAGTCAGCATTATAAATTGTTACAAATACAGGTATCCCAAGTTATTCAGCTGAGATTACAGGACTTTCTAATATGACCAAATGCCTAATATATGTTAGAAATACAGCTGCTGTTATGCGACGCACAATTGACTATTCTTAGTGTCATAAGAACATTTTCAGACCTTCTGACATCGTCTCAaataccttccccaacacctttTTGTGTCTATATCTGTAAACACATTCATGTAATATATAATACAGTAGTCTAAATAAAGGTAATATTTTAATACCCTAGCTAACAGTTCTAAACACTTGTTAATACTGAAGATGGAGTTTGGGGTGGAAGATACTGGCACTGGATAGATCAAATCTATATGGCATCTCATTAAACATGGACTAAATTTTTGCTGCTCATTTAAAATGCAAGCCTAAAAATATGAACCATCACATATTTGTACACAAGCTACCAGGTGGGTCCAAATATTCGTTATCACCGCTCTATGCAATGCAGTTCTATCAGCAATGCATGTAATGTTGAAATATAAATGATTTATAAACTGCTACATATTTGTGCATTACAGGTCAAATCAAATGTACATGCTGCTTTGGACATTGGTCTTATATGTATAAGACTGATAAGTTCAATACAATGCTATACTGTAATTTTCCAGCTACACCCTGTTCCAGGTTCTACAAATGCCTTTTTGTGTGCAGACTGACCTTCCAGCCAAGCACTGAACCACCTGATCCTACTGAACTTCACTTAGCCAATTTGACTGCAGAAAAGAGAATGTTGGGAATGTGATATCTAGACATAACTTCAAGGACTAGAGCCACTATAAGTTCCAATCTGTAATATGGATTGTTGGTCTAAGGTACAGTATGTTAAGTCTCTATACTAGTCCTAGCACTCCTCTCCATCAAAACAAATCGTGTCACATGCACACAACTGCCTTTAGTATACTCATGCCACTTTTGTAGGGACCCCTAGACTTCAATGCCAAATCGGGAGAACAGAACCAGCTGGATTTTTTGCTATCTCCAGTTCCACCCCCTGCCCTATCCGAGAATGTCACATGTTTGAGGACAGTAGGACCGATTGTAAGTAGTGTTAGTTTGACCAGGAGTGAGCAGCAGCACCCTTGGTCCCTTGGTTTCAGGcactctgtgatctctctctctctctctctctctctctctctctccccctccctccctccccctctccctccctccctccctccccctctcttcctccctccctccctccctccctccctccttccccctctctctcgctctctctccctctctcaatggcAGACAGCCAGCAGGAGACGTTTGAAGTCCCCACCACACTCAGATTTGATGGCATCCTTCAGGGACATGTCATACTTCTCCAGGTACATGTCTTTAATGGTCTCCAGATCATACTGTTGAACAGAAAACACTTATCTCATCAGCTGACCTTTGTCTGCTTTTAGATTCATCAACCGAGTCAGGTAGTCTAAAAGGGGCATTTTCTTAATGATTTCCCGGAGCCATGTACAGTATAATGCCTTTGCAATTGTTGCTGAGGTAGTCCACAAGGTTAGCATAGCCTCTCTGGATGACACAACCCAAACCTATTTTCATATCATACAAATGTTACCATAAAATAAAGTATTTAATATCAATTCGATGCATGTAGTCAGTAGTCACAAACTTATTTGGTGTCTTTGATAGAGAAAAGCACGATCCTAAGACTCTGTCAGAGAGTGTAAGTCCATATATTACCTCAGAGCGGCATATGATGATGCGGATGAGGGTGTCCTCATCAGTGCCTGCTCCTTTCATGGCTTCATTCAGTCGCCGGGCGAAATAAAGCTGAGGGTTCTTAGCAACCCTCACTGAAAAGAGAAAATGCCTTAAAATACACTGATTTTCTCAACCAAAATAAAAATGGGTATTTGGAAGGCACCTGACACATCGCATTCAAGTGAGTTACTTTTTAATCTAGTTTAATGTAGTGCTTTTAAGTTGTGTACACACCAAGTGTGATGTAGCAGCCCTTCAGTGTCCCAGAGACCTCATTCTCAATGGCATCCAGGATTTCTGTtccagagagctgggacaaaggAAAAAGGGTTAGCATAACACTTAGCATACACAGCAGTACAGAGGACACATCACAAGGAGCCTGCAGTGTGTAAAAAACACATTGACTGACAACAGACTTGGCTGCTAATAGTGGACCCACCTGCTCATACACCTTGAAGGTGGCCTGAAGTTGCAGATAGTTTCTTTTGGCCAGAATAAAGTTGAACGTGGATTCATCCGTTCCAAAACATCCCTCACCAGCCTAAATAGTAAATATGGTTGAAATTAAACAGGTAAAATCGACCTCTTGATACTATTGTTTCTTGAATGCACTTCTCTATGCCATACCTCAAACAGGGCGGTGGCATCTGCTTCAGCCAGACCCTCATCCACATCGTAACTCTCATCTCTGGTGCCCTAGAACAGAAAGCTTTCACTGACTTCTGTGGTGAGATGAAATGTAGCCTTTCTGTCTGGCTCAGGATATTGTATCTGGCCTCCATTTTACTAATGAAAGGAAATCGGAAAAGCAGGCAGACAGCCAACcagccagtgtttgtgtgtgtgtgagtgagtgagtgagatagaaagagagagagacacttggGGTTAAGAGAGAGGCCAGGCAGAGGGAGCTTGATTTCAGTCCAAAGACACGGAAGGGAATTGTGTTACATGGCAAGAGTCCAAGAGTGAAACCATGGGGCCACTTACCTGTAAAAGAGCAGTGAGCAGGTTTCTCACATCTCCACTAGTGTCCCCTTCGACATCTGATTCCAGGTCCCGTTCATGCACTAGAGAAGTCACAgcgaaacaaagagagagagaacgcaatGTAAAAATAAGGAATATATAATTAAAGGCAGATGTAACATTGAGAGGCACAGAGGAATAGGTGTTCCCTTGTTGTTATGACCACTGATATCATTATTCTATCTAAGCCAATGGGAAAAAGGCATGTTGGAAAGCCACCCATAACAACAAGATATGTATTTTAATCACAATCCCAAATCAGAACAGATTCAGAAGTACAGAAAACAACAGGATGAGCAGAATAAGGTGACCAGTGTGGTTGAGATTGCAAGCCTATGGACTTTACTGGTCATGCAAACTATGAACTCTTGCCCTAAACTAGCCAAATGAGTTAGGTTCACTTCAGGGCTTCTTCCTTTATTAATTATGCAAAAACACAACTAGATTAAGTTAAAGGGGAGAAACAGCGCCACTGGCCGCCCAACCactgttgttattgtttttgttcccGAGCTGAGGAGCGTTGCACAGCATGGTAACAAAAAATGTGCAGTACATATTGTGCTCTTCTATCGCACCTGCAATGATGTCCCAGATTTAAAAAacgtgtttgttgtttgcagtcATTTCTTTGTTGATGTAACATCGCAATTGGATGTggctgtttcaccattaaggattccagctttaaggtGCAGTGTGAGGGTGGCATTGATACTTACCCTGAAAGTAGCATTCTTTTAACATGTGAATATCCTGTTGGGAAAGAAAGAGAAGACTGTTTGCGTCTAATCTTGAAAACGTTTCTATTGCCCATAATACTTATGATTCTACTCAGGACAGGTTGAAACGTACAGCATTTGTGGCAGTGCACAGAATCTCCACCAGAGTATCCTCATCAGTGCCTGCTCCCTTCATGGCCTTCCTCAGCTCTTTCACTGCATAGACGACTGGAGGGTCCAGCATGGCCACGACGGCATTCTCAAAGTTCCCCCCCAGCTCGCTCTTCAGCACATCCACCAACTCcttctccagagagagagagagagagagagcgagagagagagagagagagagagagagagagagagagagagagagagagagagagagagagagagagagagagagagagagagagagagagagagagagagagagagagagagagagtatgggtGTGGTTAGCTGGTTTCCTCAAATTAGCCACACATTTCGGTTATGCAAAACTACATATTTCTTGGTGCGGTATAAGATGTACATAATTCCTCTACTTTTAAATGAATGAGTATGATACTCACATTCTCATAGTTGTcaaaataggcctgtttaatttccATGCGCTGGGCTGCACAGCGGTTAGTAAGTATGTCAATGATGACCTGTTCATCAGTGCCTGTGCAACAAAATACAATCATAAACAAAACACAAGTACCACGCTTAGGTCCTATTTGGACTATGGCACAACCTTGTACCATTAAATAGCATAGGCACAGCTATTTGTTCATTGTAGGTAAACCCATACATATCTCACTCATTGAGCAGAGACATCCTTGGAATGTTACAAATTAACAAAAAAAATTGCAACTTACCCAAGCCTTTGCAGGCTTTGCGTAAGGCCTTTATGTCAGCCGCAACATCAAAGTCCTCACATGGCATGATTGTGGGCTAAATTAACATAAAGATAATTGTTATGACATGCTCTACATAAGAGCTAATATCCACACAAAAAAACACCATAATACAAACGTTTTGGGAGCAGTTTGATGCATACTTTGCCTTATATAGTAGACTGTACTAGTCTACCATCCCTtccaatcctagtaaaaaattaaCTATTTAACATCACAATAGtttaaaaacatttaaatcaatAGGCCTTTCACATATGTATTATGTAATAACACTGTAGTATTAGAAACAATGTAACATGACATGGGGAGGGGAGAACAGATTGAGCTGAAATGACAAGAAATACACTGGCTCAGGAATTTGGCAGCTGATGTGTGTTTATCAAACAAAGTATATGGGTGCAGCGCCCCATAGCCGAAATTGAGACATGACAATGGAAACACCCCATAGaaatagatagaggactctagatGGATATAACCGTTTTAGCATGGACAGTCCCATTGAGGGCTTTCAACATTTTatagtagtcaactgggtgggtaTTCCTATGGGTTGGGAGTGATCAGCCAACGATCAGAGCATTGCGTTCTTCTTCAAATTGAGTTGCCTATGGTTGGTAAATGGCTTAAAGCTACTGGTATatcactgccatctagtggccacaatAACTTAATGACGCACAAGATTTGGTTCAATCCCCAATATTAGCGTTATGcttttttcaaacacaaaataataataattttgaccactttaaaatggagatagcaaTGGCGTTGCCCATGCTGTCGCAGACTCCATATTAGCaaagatacaaagatgagtcctctatctatctctatgaacCACCCTCATCCTCTGCTCCCATCCGTACACTTCCTCTCTGATTCACTTGTTCATTATTTAGGTTAATTTTAACAGGATTGCTTCCTCTGCGTTTCTTCAGCCCTGTCACATGCGCTAGTGTGTAATTTGTAGGGCATGTGGATTTAAAAAATCACGGTGACAGATTTTACACAATGTGTCAATCTGAATAAAAATGGCATCATCTATTATAATCCCACATTAAATTGCGGTATAGTGTGGAATGTCGGCTACAAAATCAAAATAGTTTTCTGATGCCGTTATAACGTTGTAATCCACCCCTTACAATGATAATTAATCAACAAATAAAAAACGTATTGGCCTACACAGTAGCCTAGATAATATTCACAAATGCCTATCATTTTCAATCGACCTTCCTCGGTTTTACTTAGTTTTATCACATCTTTGTAAAATTATAAAAGGATGGTAGGTTTCGGTACTTACTTGGCAGTTTCCCATTTTATAGATATTTGTCCCGCTGTGTTGAGATCACTGTGGAATGTAGTCGATTCCTCGTACTTACCAGACGTGGTAGCGAACATTCATGTAAACTCACGAGATCAGGCGGCTTGCAAGGCAAAcaccaaagatggtggataaatgaagatagttcactCATGCCGTTTATATTTGAAATAAATGTGTCAGTTCCGGTCTACTTAACTGTGTGTggctcccatagacaccaatgaaATAGCAGCTGGGCCTAGTCTACTTAGTTCAAGGATGTGCAACTTTGATTgtggtgggggccacaaaaaaatctgaactcatcatgaggggccgcagtggctcacaGGTCTAcctacccacatccatacccacacatgcagtcagagctggCCCTAGCCCTTTGGGGGCCCTAAGTTAAATATGATTTAGTTAATTTACTTTCATTGAACCAGAAAAGAACAGTGTGTGGagtgtctcgcttcctcttccgtctctaGCTAaaaccacagagtttctaaacttATCTTTGCTAAAACTCTAAGCCAAGTTGcaaaactcattccacggagggccgaatGTGTCCGGGTTTTCGATGATAACGAATTTAGGTTACTAATTAGTAAGggactcccctcacctggttgtctaggtcttaatttaaAGGACAAAAAACAACCCAGCAGActctaggccctccatggaattagtttgacacccctgctctaagcCCAGGCAGAGCGGAAGAGGCGAAGCAAGAGGGTTTACTCTgccccaaaatctgtccacgttAAGCAGATCATTAATTATTAAGCAAGTGAGGCGTTTTAGTATGGGGGGCAATGAGGGAGCATCAAAGTTAGTCAAGATAAAAAGGAATTGCTATTTTgatacgtgaggtttatttgagcTAATATACGTTTCTTAATACTTAGGTTGTTACGAGTTTACTGATATAAGTGTAAtgcacgtgacatcccggcaactttgagaaaaacatTTTATATTGGAGTTGTCCCTGTTGAAATTCGAGACGgtctatgcatattcatgaggcTAGCATAGCATCTCAtgctccattgaatacaggcggttgacgtcaacacacatcatcgaatattcaaaaaagtGTTGAAATAGATGAATAGGCAGGAGCTTGACAGCCCACCGTTCCGCTATGTGGACAACGAATTCCATTGTTAGAGTGGAGACATAGATATGTCGTCATTATATCCAGTACCTCTGGCCCAGGGCCAGTATCATTGCACCCAGGGGAGAaggactgccccctctcattgaagccccagaagttcaaggccgacctcggtactgcaggcattgttagcagaaaacaggatccccattatagtgaatggaaaaatgGCAATCTTCGTGGTCAGTCTTtgcataaataaatacaaaatttaAGAAAATCATGGTAACAATAATTGCTTCTAacacaccagatgtatgtccttgaaccgattattttaaaatcgcacCCAGAATAATAATTATGGATAATGTAGTTGCTAATGGCAGTCTGCAGTACCCAGGTCAGCCTTCAAtttgagttactcaatgagagggagcagcactgagctagcctgcaacgtcacttcctagAGTATCTTAAACTGAGCATTTCatgtctccatgagacgccatcttaaccgacttcatttggcttcaatgcgctaTTCAGTCTctacataggaatgaatggtttcacgtgatcgatggctttgtccattcatttACAGTCATTGGTCTGAGCAGAGGAACACGACCCACGTTATTGCAATCTGGTCCCTGACAGAACAGTCAATGAGGTGGCATgtaaccattggttgatgcatgcaacatcTAAGCAGGGTAGCACGACCAAAGACTCATCACAGAGAGCATGCAACAAACTTCATTATAAGGACAGATGGTTGAATATTAAGTTTGTCTTCTCCTGTGCAGTCTATGAATTGCATCAACCGATGGGCGAATTCCTGTCGTTTCACACTGGGTTCATTCATAGCCGAAAAAAGTGTCCCAGCTGTCCATTGCTGTATGACGGAATACTTAGTCCCCTATCGACTGAGGTGAAGGAAGCTACAGCAGCTCTCCAAACAGCATTTTACAGTTAAAAGATggtgtagaaatgcagtaaatgagcttcaactttgAAACATGAGCACCTTGCAGTTTGAGTGTAAAATGTCCCCTTCTACACTaattatatttataataatatttATATATGTAGGCCTTTATATAGGCCAATAAACTTATTGAATAGGTACAGTAAAATGTGATTATATAAacacttgcctagttaaatataggttaaataaaacacaaaaaacacacaaaaaaacagaccTATGTTCACAAAAAAAAGacacaaaaaaataattttaGAACATCGATTTTATTCTGTAATTTGCATGTATTTATTTGTTACCAAACACATTCTTTAGCTGATACAAAGGCAAATATTGGTCCCTATTCCATATATTTCCATAAGGGCAGGTGAGCATGGTCTGAACCCTGTTAACATTTCCTCTCTTGCATGGAATTCACAGTAGCCTAGCCA
This sequence is a window from Coregonus clupeaformis isolate EN_2021a chromosome 7, ASM2061545v1, whole genome shotgun sequence. Protein-coding genes within it:
- the LOC121569386 gene encoding annexin A13-like — protein: MGNCQPTIMPCEDFDVAADIKALRKACKGLGTDEQVIIDILTNRCAAQRMEIKQAYFDNYENELVDVLKSELGGNFENAVVAMLDPPVVYAVKELRKAMKGAGTDEDTLVEILCTATNADIHMLKECYFQVHERDLESDVEGDTSGDVRNLLTALLQGTRDESYDVDEGLAEADATALFEAGEGCFGTDESTFNFILAKRNYLQLQATFKVYEQLSGTEILDAIENEVSGTLKGCYITLVRVAKNPQLYFARRLNEAMKGAGTDEDTLIRIIICRSEYDLETIKDMYLEKYDMSLKDAIKSECGGDFKRLLLAVCH